A window of Flavobacterium branchiarum genomic DNA:
ATAAATGACACGAAACTGGTTTTTTCCAGCTTACGATTCCTTGATTGTACGCTTGTTCGATACCACAAAGTGCCGTTTTACCATCGAAAATCACGTATGCACAATCTTTATCATCAATTAAAGGTGTTTCAAGATCTCCATCAGTACCTTTAACCCAAGTTCCTTGTGCTTCGATAGCAGCAATTCCTTCTTTGCGTAAAAATGGCTTTACTTTTGGATAAATTTCCTCCAAAATCTTTGTCTCTTCTTCGCTTAAAGGAGCACCAGCGTCGCCATCGACACAGCAAGCACCTTTGCAAGCAGATAAATTACAAACAAATTCTTTTTCAAGAATATCCTCAGAAATGATAGTTTTTCCTAATTGAAACATGATATATAGTGTACTGAATTATAAAATGCAAAGGTAATCAATCTATTTTGATGCCAGTAAGATAAAATGAACCAAAAAAAACACTTATATTTCTACTACCTTAATTAAAAAAATAAAACCGTATCTTGTTGCAAATAGCACTCAGAAGCCTTTAAAACGTATTTTTACAACAAAAAATCACAGATTAGGGTTAATTTGTTATAAAAATCCATTTATTTTTTACCTTTACCCACGTTTAATTCCTAAATAAAAACAAATGTTAGATATCGATTTAAAAGAAATAATAACTGTTGGAATGGTACTCTTTGCTGTAATTGACATTGTCGGTTCTATTCCTATTATTGTTAACCTAAGATCAAAAGTTGGACATATAGAATCTGAAAAAGCTTCAATAGTTGCGGGTTTAATAATGATCATCTTCCTTTTTATCGGAGAAGGTTTCTTGAAAATAATCGGTATCGATGTGCATTCTTTTGCTGTAGCAGGATCTTTTGTACTGTTTTTTCTTGCTTTAGAAATGATTCTAGGAATTCATATCTATCGCGATGAAGAAGCAAGCTCCGCATCAATTGTTCCACTAGCCTTTCCTTTAATTGCTGGAGCCGGAACAATGACCACGCTACTTTCATTGCGCTCACAGTTTCATACTATAAATATTGTAATTGCAATTATACTTAATATAACGCTCGTATATATTGTTTTAAAATCTTCTTCTAAAATCGAAAAAATGCTAGGAAAAAACGGACTTGGCGTGGTTCGTAAGACATTTGGAGTCGTGCTTTTAGCTATTGCTGTTAAATTATTCGCTGCTAATGTTAAAGGTTTGTTTGTCTAAAATTAATTTTCATAAATTTACCCCATTGAAATACTTAAAAGTTGAAATACTCGTTTGCGGAAAGACCAAAAAACAATATTTCATTTTAAATACTTCTTTCAATCAATTTAGAAATAAATAGTTAGACTATGAAAATTTTTACTTCCATATTAGTGCTTTTAGCTTTAGCCTTGATTATTTTCAATATTACTTTGCTAGACTTTCAAAATCCTCTACAAGGAGATAGCATGGTGGCTTTTATTGGAATAGCAGCTTCTTTTTGTGCCGTACTGATTCTTTTGATTTTTAGAATTTCTAAAAAAATTGAAGAAAAAATGAACGACCAAAAATAATATGTTTGACGTTTTAATTATTGGCGGTGGCGTATCCAGTATGTCCTGTGCACTTGTTCTAGGATCTGCACAAAACAAGCCTTTTGTCATTGACAAAAAAATTGGAATTTTTACGCATCAAAAAAGTTCTTCTCTCCAAGATGCTCTTTTCAATAATGCTTACGGTATTGCTCCTGGAAAATTAGGTTCTGAATTACTATCAGAAAGTACCGAACATTTAGAACAGGAATACCCTCACATTACACAGATCGCAAATGAAAAAGTAATAAAGGTTGAAGGTGAATACCCTGAATTCTTAGTTACAACAAACAAAGACTCTTACAAAACCAAAATGATAGTTATTGGTATTGGTTCTGCAAATACATTTGCTATTGAAGGCTTAACCCAATACATTGAACCTCATAAAAAGGCCCTTCCCGAAAAACAACGAGTTCAACTAAAAAATATCGATCATAAAGTTGCCGAAGGCATCTATGTCATAGGTACTCTCGCAGGATGGAGAAGTCAGTTGGCTATTGCTGCAGGAAGTGGAGCCGCAGTTGCAACCGATATTCTTACGGTATGGAATAATGGTGTTCAAACTCATGCTCACGATAGTACTCGATAACAACATTATAAAATACAAAAACCATTAAGAAATTAAGTAAGCATTATGCTTTTGATATCTTAATGGTTTATTTTTTTAATAGAATTCAAACCTATCTGATCGAAAGAATTTCTTTTACTTTAATATGTACTTCCGTATCTGCTTTCCATACATCTCCTTTTAAAGAAACTACATCACCTTCTTTTAGTTTTTTGTAATTTTCAGGACCACCCAAATTAACAATACTTACAGTAGCCAAATAAATTTTGTTTTTATCTGTCTTAATCTTAGCAGTATAACCGTCTTTACCAAGCGCAACAGATTCAACTTTTCCTGAAATCGAAACATTATCTTTCATAGCACTACATGAAATTACAAAAACCATTAAGACTAATAGGAAACTAATTTTTTTTACACATCTCATCTGTTCTATTTTAGCAATTAAGTTAGTATTAATACTATTTCATTTGTACACAGCTTCCTGCAATAACTTTTAAGCTTTCGTCAAATTTTTTCCAAACTCTGCTATATCTAAAAATACCATCTAAGGGTTTGTTATCATATTTCCCTCTTAACAGAACAGTAACTCCAACAACAGCAGTGTCATCAATTACTTTAATAATTTGATCAGAAGCGTCTAGTACATCAATTTTCATTTTACCTGAACGATACAAATCTAAATCGAATTTCTTAGTCACTGTTTGCCCATCTGGCAAATTAAACAATAAATCATCGTGAAGAAACTTCTCTAGAGTTAAAACATCCGCATTTTTGATTGCAGCTAGTAACTCAATTTCGGCATTTACAATAGTTTTTACTTCCATATAAAAAAAATTAAAATTATTTTTTCTGATTCAAAACAGCCTTAATCATTGCATCATTTTTAAGAATCACATCGTAGTAATAGATCTCACCATACAGTTGTCTGGCAAATTCGGCTGTAATATAACGATTAATGATTGCTTTATTTTTCTCTAAATTTAAATTCAGTCCGTTTTTAAGAAGATACTTTTGGAAAGATTTAAAATAATCGTCTGTTGACTTCATTTTTTCAACAAACTCTTGGTAATTCAACCCCGAGAACACTTTCCTATTTTTATCCAATTGCTCGAAAACAAAATGCCCAATAACTCTTGTTTGCAATAAATAAGCAGTTCCCTCAGTTCCGTGTTCTATTTCTAGAGGCACAAAAACATCTGGCACAATACCACCACCACCATAAACAATTTTACCTTTTGGCGTTTTGTACTTCAACGAATCAACAACCTTAATACTGTCCTTAGTGTATAATTCTCCATTACTAAAACGGGAATCCGATTCTTTAAAATAATCTTCATTACCATGGCTATAGGTTTTTTGTATAGAACGCCCTGTTGGCGTATAATATCGCGCAACGGTTAATCGAACAGCCGATCCATCATTAAAATCCATTTCGCGCTGTACTAATCCTTTTCCAAACGAACGACGACCTATTATATTTCCTCGGTCGTTATCCTGAATTGCTCCTGCCAAAATTTCACTAGCCGAAGCACTATTTTCATTGATTAAGACTGATACTTTTCCATTTTCAAAACTCCCGCTTCCTGTAGCATACGTTTTTTCGGTATCCCCATTCTTATTTTTGGTAAAAACAATAAGTTGCTTGTCTTTCAAGAATTCATCGGCTATAGCAACAGCTTCTTCCATATAGCCTCCTCCGTTGTCACGAAGGTCGACAATTAACGATTGAATTCCCTTTTGCTTTAGCTTGGTTAAGCCTGATTTAAACTCTGCATAGGTTGTTTCTGCAAAACGATTAATCTTTATGTAGCCTGTGTTTTTATCCAATAAAATCGACACATCAACGCTCTTTATAGGGATAATGTCTCTTTTTATTTTAACTTTTAATTTCTTTTGTTCGGATTTACGATAAACGGTAAGCTCTATCTCTGTTCCTTTCTTTCCTTTTAATTTAGCAAACAAGCTATCAGACGGAAGTTTGCGTCCGAATAATTTAGTTTTACCAACATATAAAATTCTATCTCCTGATTGGATTCCTGCTTTTGCCGAAGGGCCATTTTCTATTGGTTTTATTATTGCAACAGAGTCTCTGTACATATAGAAATTCACTCCAATTCCAACAAAATCACCTTTCATGCTTTCGGCAACTTCTGCAAGCTCACTCGGCGGAATATAAACGGAATGAGGATCTAATTTTGATAGAATATTATCGACTGTAAGATTAACTATTGAATCTGTATTTACTTTATCGACATACTCGTTATTAATGAAATCAATTAATTTATTAAGCTTGTTTTTAGAGGTGTTCTTAGCTAAAAACTGATCTTGAGCTGGGGTACTTAATAAGCTCCCTAGTATTACCCCTAGAGCCAAGGTCGCTCCAATAACTATTGGTAAATATTTAGTATTGAATTTCATATGTAGCTAATATTTATTTTAGGAGAACAAGCTTTTGTTGTTCTTCATAAGTAATCCTGCCTTTTAATTACAGGAATTCTCTACTCTTCTAATACGGGAATATGCTCGACTTCTACGCCCGCTTTTATTAAAAAATCAATTCCGGCATCATCACGATATCCATTTTGGTAAACTACTCTTTTTATTCCCGACTGATGAATCAACTTACTACATTCTTTACAAGGTGAAAGCGTTATATACAACGTTGCTCCTTCGCAAGATTGGGTTGATCGCGCTACTTTTAAAATAGCGTTGGCCTCTGCATGTAAAACATCCCAACGCGTTAAACCTTCATCATCTTCACAACAATTTCCAAATCCAGTTGGTGTACCATTATAGCCATCTGAAATAATCATACGATCCTTTACGATAATCGCACCAACTTGCTTGCGTTTGCAATAAGACAACAGACTCCACTCTTTTGCTATTCGCAAATAGGCTTTGTCGTATCTATTTAATTTTTCTTTTTCCATTTTTATCTATTCCATATTTCGCTCTCAATAACCATCGGAATCACAACACCTATTACAAAAGCCGACATAGCCAAAGTCCAATCACGTTTTGAAAAACGGAAAATAGTTTGAACAATATATGAGAGTATTAAAACTATAAAAACCACAATAATTTGTGCTGCCTCAATCCCTAATGCAAATTCACCCAAAGGCAACAATTTTGATGTTGGACTACCTCCTAATATTGTTTTAAAATAATTAGAGAATCCTAATCCATGAATTATCCCAAAGAAAAGCGTTATAAAAAACACTAAATTAATACTTTCTGTTTTAGAAGATTTCCCTGCTGTGAAAAAATTAAAAAAGGCTGTCATTAGAATCGTTATCGGAATTAAAAATTCGACAAGACTTACTTTGATAGTAACAACTCCATAAACCGAAAGCAATAACGCTAAGGTATGACCAACAGTAAAAATAGTTACGAGCAATAAAATTCTTTTCCAATCCTTAAATGAATAAGGGATAGTTAAAGCCATTAAAAACATTACGTGATCGTATGCATTAATATCTAGAACGTGTTTTAATCCTATTTGAAAATAAATCCAAAAATCTGACATGGGTATTTTAATTTTAATTGATAAAGGGTTTGTAAACTTACGATTAATTTTGAAAATGGTAGATTGCTAGTTCAAAATGATTGGATAAAAATAAGTTAAAATTGCAGTTTCTTGAATTATAAAAATTATAAAAAAATTAAAATTAATAATTTAAAAATAGATTTATCTTTGTAGTACAAAAAACCAACTTATTATGTCATTTTCAGATTTATTTGATAGCGAATTTAAACTAAGAAATAAAGGTCACTTTTCGGCTATTGTTCGCGTAGCCCTTGCTGATGGAAAAACTAATCAAGAAGAAAAAACTTTTTTAGACAAGTTAGCTTCTCGATTGGAAATTTCAGATGAAGAATACAAAGAGATTCTTGCTGATCCTATGAAACACCCAATAAACGCACCTTATTTGTATTCTCAACGTTTAGAGCGTTTATACGATTTGGCTCGTATGGTACACGTAGACCACCAAATGGGAGACAGCCAAGAAATTATGCTAAGAAGATTTGGTTTAGCATTAGGATTTACTCCAGGAAACGTAAACTATATCATTGCAAAAGCACTTTCATTAGTAGATAAAAAAGTAGATTTAGATACTTTTACTTTCGAAATGCAGAATATGAATAAATAAAAAATTCACAGTCACAGTATTCAGTTTTCAGTTTTCAAACTAAAACTAAGACACTGATACTAAAAAAAGTCACAGTCGCAGTATTCAGTTTTCAAACTAGAACCACGACACAGATACTAAAAAAGCTCACAGTTTTCAGTTTTCAGTTTTCAGTTTTCAGTTTTCAAACTAGACTAAAAACTAAGACGCTGATACTAAAAAAAGTCACAGTCGCTGTATTCAGTTTTCAAACTAAAACTAAACACTGCTACTAAAAAACAAACCCGACAGTATTTATTTACTTGTCGGGTTTTATTTTTTTATTGTTTCGCTTTTAGCATAAACTCTTCTGCTTTTTCAACCATATTATAGCTTCCACAAAAGAATGGAACGCGTTGGTGCAATTCGGTAGGATTAATTTCCATGATTCTACTAAAACCATCAGATGCCTTTC
This region includes:
- a CDS encoding MarC family protein; the protein is MLDIDLKEIITVGMVLFAVIDIVGSIPIIVNLRSKVGHIESEKASIVAGLIMIIFLFIGEGFLKIIGIDVHSFAVAGSFVLFFLALEMILGIHIYRDEEASSASIVPLAFPLIAGAGTMTTLLSLRSQFHTINIVIAIILNITLVYIVLKSSSKIEKMLGKNGLGVVRKTFGVVLLAIAVKLFAANVKGLFV
- a CDS encoding TerB family tellurite resistance protein, producing the protein MSFSDLFDSEFKLRNKGHFSAIVRVALADGKTNQEEKTFLDKLASRLEISDEEYKEILADPMKHPINAPYLYSQRLERLYDLARMVHVDHQMGDSQEIMLRRFGLALGFTPGNVNYIIAKALSLVDKKVDLDTFTFEMQNMNK
- a CDS encoding nuclear transport factor 2 family protein, with amino-acid sequence MEVKTIVNAEIELLAAIKNADVLTLEKFLHDDLLFNLPDGQTVTKKFDLDLYRSGKMKIDVLDASDQIIKVIDDTAVVGVTVLLRGKYDNKPLDGIFRYSRVWKKFDESLKVIAGSCVQMK
- a CDS encoding HupE/UreJ family protein, encoding MSDFWIYFQIGLKHVLDINAYDHVMFLMALTIPYSFKDWKRILLLVTIFTVGHTLALLLSVYGVVTIKVSLVEFLIPITILMTAFFNFFTAGKSSKTESINLVFFITLFFGIIHGLGFSNYFKTILGGSPTSKLLPLGEFALGIEAAQIIVVFIVLILSYIVQTIFRFSKRDWTLAMSAFVIGVVIPMVIESEIWNR
- a CDS encoding FAD-dependent oxidoreductase, which encodes MFDVLIIGGGVSSMSCALVLGSAQNKPFVIDKKIGIFTHQKSSSLQDALFNNAYGIAPGKLGSELLSESTEHLEQEYPHITQIANEKVIKVEGEYPEFLVTTNKDSYKTKMIVIGIGSANTFAIEGLTQYIEPHKKALPEKQRVQLKNIDHKVAEGIYVIGTLAGWRSQLAIAAGSGAAVATDILTVWNNGVQTHAHDSTR
- a CDS encoding DUF3109 family protein, which codes for MFQLGKTIISEDILEKEFVCNLSACKGACCVDGDAGAPLSEEETKILEEIYPKVKPFLRKEGIAAIEAQGTWVKGTDGDLETPLIDDKDCAYVIFDGKTALCGIEQAYNQGIVSWKKPVSCHLYPIRVKDFTEFAAVNYDKWDICDAACSLGQELEVPVYKFVKEALIRRFGEDWYAELDKVAQEIKRT
- a CDS encoding deoxycytidylate deaminase, coding for MEKEKLNRYDKAYLRIAKEWSLLSYCKRKQVGAIIVKDRMIISDGYNGTPTGFGNCCEDDEGLTRWDVLHAEANAILKVARSTQSCEGATLYITLSPCKECSKLIHQSGIKRVVYQNGYRDDAGIDFLIKAGVEVEHIPVLEE
- a CDS encoding S41 family peptidase, yielding MKFNTKYLPIVIGATLALGVILGSLLSTPAQDQFLAKNTSKNKLNKLIDFINNEYVDKVNTDSIVNLTVDNILSKLDPHSVYIPPSELAEVAESMKGDFVGIGVNFYMYRDSVAIIKPIENGPSAKAGIQSGDRILYVGKTKLFGRKLPSDSLFAKLKGKKGTEIELTVYRKSEQKKLKVKIKRDIIPIKSVDVSILLDKNTGYIKINRFAETTYAEFKSGLTKLKQKGIQSLIVDLRDNGGGYMEEAVAIADEFLKDKQLIVFTKNKNGDTEKTYATGSGSFENGKVSVLINENSASASEILAGAIQDNDRGNIIGRRSFGKGLVQREMDFNDGSAVRLTVARYYTPTGRSIQKTYSHGNEDYFKESDSRFSNGELYTKDSIKVVDSLKYKTPKGKIVYGGGGIVPDVFVPLEIEHGTEGTAYLLQTRVIGHFVFEQLDKNRKVFSGLNYQEFVEKMKSTDDYFKSFQKYLLKNGLNLNLEKNKAIINRYITAEFARQLYGEIYYYDVILKNDAMIKAVLNQKK